CGCGCGACGGCACGGTCGTCGTCTTCGGCCTCGGGCCCATCGGGCAGATGTGCTGCCGGATCGCCCGCCACCGCGGCGCCGGCCAGGTGATCGGCGTCGACCTGGTGCCGGAGCGGCTCGCCCGCGCCCGCGAGCACGGCGCCACCGCGCTCGACACCCGTGACCACAAGGACATCGGCGACAGCCTCCGCCAGCTCACGAACGGCCGCGGCGCCGACTCGGTGATCGACGCGGTCGGCATGGAGGCCCACGGCGCCCCGGTCGGGAAGCTGGCGCACACCCTCGTCGGGCTGTTGCCGCAGCCGCTCGGCGAGAAGATCACCGAGAAGGCCGGCATCGACCGGCTGAGCGTGCTCTACGCCGCGATCGACAGCGTCCGCCGCGGAGGCACGATCTCCCTGTCGGGCGTCTACGGCGGCATGGTCGACCCGATGCCGATGATGGTGCTGTTCGACAAGCAGATCCAGCTGCGGATGGGCCAGGCCAACGTGCGGCACTGGCTCGACGACATCATGCCGGTGCTCACCGGCGACGGCGACCCGCTCGGCGTCGAGGGATTCGCCACCCACAAGCTGCCGCTGGCCGAAGCACCGCGAGCGTACGACATGTTCCAGAAGAAGCTGGACGGCGCCCAGAAGATCCTGCTGCAGCCGTAACCCCGGGAGGGAACTGACTCTTGCGAGCCGTCACCTCGCTGCCGTACGAAATCACCGAGGAAGACCACGTCCGGATCCCGATGTCCGACGGGACCGTCCTGTCCGCCCGCGTCTGGCGGCCGGTCTCGTCGGACACCGAGCCGGTACCGGCGATCCTCGAATACATCCCCTACCGCAAGCGGGACCTCACCGCGCCCCGCGACTCGATCCACCACCCCTACCTCGCCGGCCACGGGTATGCCTGCGTCCGCGTGGACATCCGCGGCACCGGCGAGTCCGAGGGCGTCCTGGCCGACGAGTACCTCGAACGCGAGCAGCTCGACGCCGAAGAAGTCCTCGAGTGGATCGCCGGGCAGCCGTGGTGCACCGGCGACACCGGGATGATGGGCATCTCCTGGGGCGCGTTCGCCGCGCTGCAGGTCGCGGCGCGGAAACCGCCGAGCCTGCGTGCCATCGTGATCTCGTCGTTCACCGACGACCGCTTCGCCGACGACATGCACTACATGGGCGGCTGCCTGCTGTCGGACAACGTCGCCGAGTCCGGCACGATGTTCGCCTACGCCACGCTGCCGCCCGACCCGGCGGTCGTCGGCGAGCGGTGGCGGGAGATGTGGCTGGACCGGCTGGAGAACTGCAGCCTGTGGATCGACAACTGGCTCAGCCACCAGAGCCGTGACGACTACTGGCGGCACGCGTCGGTCTCGGAGAACTACAGCGACGTCCAGGTGCCTGTGCTGGCGTCCAGCGGCTGGGCCGACGGCTACTCCAACGCCGTGATCCGGCTCCTGGCCCACCTCGACGTCCCGCGCCGGGGGCTGATCGGCCCGTGGTCGCACAAGTACCCGCACCTCGGCGAACCCGGGCCGGCGATCGGCTACCTCCAGGAAGTCGTCAAGTGGTGGGACCACTGGCTGCGCGGCGAAGAGAACGACGCCATGGACGGGCCGATGCTGCGGACCTGGATGCAGGAGAGCGTGCCGCCCTCGACGTCCTACGAAGACCGGCCCGGCCGGTGGGTCGGCGAGGCGACCTGGCCGTCACCGCACGTCGAACCGCAGGAGCTGCCGCTGGCCCCGCACCGCCTCGCGCGGCCGGGGGAAGACGTCTCCGACGAAGCCCTGCCCGTGTCGTCGCCGTTGTCGGTCGGGCAGTTCTCCGGGAAGTGGGCGTCCTACAGCGCCCCGCCGGACCTGCCCTACGACCAGCGCGAGGAGGACGGCGGCTCGCTCGTCTTCGAGACCGACGTGCTCACCGAGCGCTGCGAGATCCTCGGCTCTCCGAAGGTACGGCTGGAGGTCTCGGCCGACCAGCCGGTCGCGATGGTGGCGGCACGGCTGTCCGACGTCGCGCCGGACGGGCGCGCCACGCGCGTCACCTACGGGCTGCTCAACCTGACCCACCGGGACGGCCACGACGAGCCGGCGCCGGTGGAGCCGGGGCAGCGGTGTGAAGTCGAGATCGAGCTGAACGCCGTCGCGCAGGCTTTCCCGGCCGGGCACCGGATCCGGCTTTCGCTGTCCACGTCGTACTGGCCGCTGGCCTGGCCGTCGCCGACACCGGTGCTGCTGTCCGTCCACACCGGACACAGCGCGCTGGAGCTGCCGGTGCGCCCGGTCGCCGAGCCGGACGAGCTGCCCGCCCGGCCGTTCGGCGAACCCGAAGGCGCGCCGCCGATCCCGGTGACCGCGGTGACGCCGGGGGAGCAGCGGTGGACCGTCTCCCGGGACCTCGTCGGCTACCGGTCGGCGCTGGACATCGTGAAGAACGCCGGGACGGTCCGCTACGACGACCTCGACCTGGAGGTCACCCGCGACGTCCGTGAGCGCTACAGCTGGGTCGCCGAGGACTTCTGCTCGCCGGTGGCCGAAGCCGAGTGGGTGGTCACCTTCTCCCGCGGCGAGTGGCTGGCGCGCAGCGAAACCCGCACCCGGGTGTCCTGCACCGACACCGAGTTCGTCGTCGACGCCCAGCTCGACGGCTACGACGGGGCCCGGCGGGTCGTCTCGCGCAACTGGCACCGGCGGATCCCCCGGGACCTGGTCTGAGTTTCGGAGCCGCGACACGGGGTAAGCCTTCCGTGTGCGGATCGTGATCACCGGGGCCACCGGGGCCACCGGGAACGCCGGCGCTGGCGGAGACCGAGCTGGGCTGGCAACCTCGGTATGACGCGGCCCTGCCGCTTGACCAGCCGGGAGGCCGGAGTGAGTACGGAAGCCTTCGACGCCGTGGTGATCGGCGCCGGGCACAACGGCCTGGTGGCGGCGAACCTCCTGGCCGACGAGGGCTGGTCGGTGCTGGTGCTAGAGGCGACCGCGCACCCCGGCGGCGCGGTCCGGACCGCCGAGGTCACCGAGCCGGGCTTCCGCAACGACCTGTTCAGTGCCTTCTACCCGATGAGCGCGGTGTCCCCGGCGATCCGCGGCCTGCGGCTCGAGGAGTACGGCCTGAGCTGGCGGCACGCACCCGACGTGCTGGCGCACGTCCTGCCCGACGACCGGTGCGCGGTGCTTTCGCGGGACATCGACCGCACGGCGGCGTCGGTGGACGAGTTCGCCCCCGGCGACGGCGACGCGTGGCGGCGGATGGTCGAGCAGTGGCACGAACTCCGCGAGCCGCTGCTGGAGACTTTGTTCTCGTCGTTCCCGCCGGTCCGCCCGGCGCTGAAGCTGCTGCGCCGCACCGGGACGGGCGACGCGCTGCGGCTGGCGCGCATGCTCACGCTGCCGGCGCGCCGGTTCGGCGACGAGCTGTTCGACGGCGAGGGCGCGAAGCTGCTGGTGGCGGGCAACGCCGCGCACAGCGACCTGTCGGTGGACAACGCGGGCAGCGCGGTGTTCGGCTGGCTGATGGCGATGATCGGCCAGGACGAGGGATTCCCCGTACCCGCCGGGGGCGCCGGGGAGCTGACCGCGGCCTTGCTGCGCCGCCTGGAATCGCGCGGCGGAAAAGTCCACTGTGGACGTCCGGTGCGCGAGGTGCTCGTCGCCGGCGGCCGGGCGATGGGGGTCCGGGACGCCGACGGCGCGCCGGTGCGGGCGCACAAGGCCGTGCTCGCCGACATCCCGGCGCCGTTGTTGTACGGCGAGCTGCTCGCGCCGGAATGGCTGCCGCCACGGTTCGTCGAAGACCTGGGCCGGTTCCAGTGGGACAGTGCGACGGTGAAAGTGGACTGGGCGCTGTCCGGCCCGATCCCGTGGACGGCCGAAGCGGCGCGCGGGGCGGGCACGATCCACCTGGGCACGGACCTGGACGGGCTGTCGGCGTTCGGCGGCGAGCTCGCCCGCGGCCGGACCCCGCGCCGCCCGTTCCTGCTGCTGGGCCAGATGACCACGAGCGACCCGGACCGGTCGCCGCCGGGCACGGAGTCGGCGTGGGCGTACACGCACGTCCCGCGCGGCACGATGGAGAACCGGGCCGCGCTCGAACGCCGGGCCCGGCGGATGGAGGAGACGGTCGAGGCCAACGCGCCGGGCTTCACCGGCCTGATCAAGGCTCGCTACATCCAGGGCCCGGTCGAGCTGGCGGACCACGACCCCGGCCTGGTCGGCGGCGCGGTCAACGGCGGCACGGCGGCGATCCACCAGCAGCTGTTCTTCCGGCCGGTGTTGGGCACGGGCCGCCCGGACACCCCGGTCGACCGGCTGTTCCTGGCGGGCGCGTCGGCCCACCCGGGCGGCGCGGTCCACGGCGGCCCGGGAGCCAACGCGGCCCGCGCGGCCCTGGCCCGCTCCGGCCGCCTCGGCACCGGCTACGCGGCACTGATCCGCGCGGCCCACCGAGCCCTCTACAGCTGACCCCACCGCCGCTTCACCCCGGCCGAGCCCAAGTCCGTGAATGGCACATCGAGGGACGTAGAGTCCCTCGATGTGCCATTCACGGACTTGCGATGGGTCCGGTCCTGCGCAGGTTCGTGATGGCCACCTTGAGGAACTTGTAGTTCCTCAAGGTGGCCATCACGAACTTCGGCGGGGGTGGGTCAGGGGTGGGGGTGGCCGTTGCGTGCTCGGGCGTGCTTGCCCGTGGCCAGGTCGGCGAGGCGGGCCAGGGACTCGCTGTTGCGCGGCTTCGCGATCAGCGCCTGAACTGCCTCCGGCAGCACCTTGCCGGGGCCGCGGGTGACGTGCTCGGTCATCCTGACCAGCGTCTGCCCTTCGCCGTGGGGGACCAGCGTCAGGCCGACCGCCGCGGCGCCGAGGGGCCAGCCGTGGGCCTCCAGGGACAGCGACAGCCCCGGCTCCACCGCCCTGACCACCGTCACGTCCTGGATCTGCAGCGGCCACGGGCCCACGCTGTGGTGGATCCGCGAGCCCACCGCGGGCCAGTCCTCGTCGACTTCGCGGATGTGCGAGCTGCCGACCACCCAGCCGCCGTAGAGCCAGCCGTCGGCGAGCACGGCGAACACGGCGTCGGGCGGTACGTCGATCACGCGGCTGACCTCGGGCACGGCTTCCTCCTGCTTCTCGACGGCGATCCAGGCATACCCAGTCCCCGACGGGGTATGCCCGCCGCGACGGACCAGGAGGTGGCGACGGTGGCCAGACGACGGAAAGAACCCGAAAGCCCGGGCAAGCTCTCGAAGCGGTCGTGGGGCGCGGTGCTCAAACGGACCTTCAAGCAGTTCAACCGGGACAACCTGACCGACTGGGCCGCGGCGCTCACCTACTACGGCGTGCTGTCGATCTTCCCGGGCATCATCGTGCTCACCTCCCTTCTCGGCCTGCTCGGCCCGGACAAGATCCAGACGGTGATCGACAACATCAACCAGGTCGTCCCCGGCCAGGGCAAGGACATCCTCGTCGGCGCGATCAGGGAGCTCGCCGGCTCGCGCGGCCTGGCCGGGCCGCTGGCGATCCTCGGCCTGCTCGGCGCGCTCTGGTCGGCGTCCGGCTACGTCGGCGCGTTCATGCGGGCCTCGAACGCGATCTACGGGATGCCGGAGGGCCGCCCGATCTGGAAGGTGCTCCCGCTGCGGGTGGCGCTGACCGTCGGCATCGTGGTGCTGCTGGCCCTGTGCGCCCTCGGCGTGGTGGCGACCGGCTCGGTCGCCCGCCGGCTCGGCGACCTGGTCGGGCTCGGGTCGACCGGGATCCTGGTGTGGGAGATCGCGAAGTGGCCGGTGATCGCCCTGCTCGTCAGCCTGGCGTTCGCGCTGCTGTACTGGGTGGGGCCGAACGTCCGGCAGCCCAGCTTCAAGTGGCTGACGCCCGGCGGGCTGCTGGCCGTGGTGCTGTGGGTGCTGGCTTCCGCGGGCTTCGCGCTGTACGTGGCGAACTTCGGCTCGTACAACAAGACCTACGGTTCGCTCGGCGGCGTGATCGCCTTCTTTGTATGGTTGTGGATCTCGAACCTGGCCGTGCTGCTCGGCGCCGAACTGGACGCCGAGCTCGTCCGCGGCCGGACCATCGAGGCGGGGGAGGCCGCGGACGACCAGGACGAGCCCTTCCTGCCACCTCGGGACACGAAGGCGATGGACGACGACGAAGCCGCCGAAGTGCGGGAAACCGAACGGAGCTGAGCGGATGGCCTGCCGGATCACCGAGCTCGTGCTGGAGTGCCGGGACCCGGACAAGCTCGCGCGGTTCTGGTGCCCGGTGCTCGGCTACGAGGTGATCGGCCACGAACCCGACGGCCTCGAGCTGGGCCTGCCCGGCGTCCCCTTCGGCCAGGGCCCGCCGACGCTGATCCTGGCCGGGACCGACGCCCCGCGCCGCGGCAAACTGCCCCTGCACCTCGACGTCAGCCCGGCGGGCGGCGACCAGGAGACCGAGCTGGCCCGGCTCACGGCCCTCGGTGCCCGCCCGGCGGACGTCGGCCAGGACGGCACCGAGCCGTGGGTCGTGCTGCAGGACCCGGAAGGCAACGAGTTCTGCCTGCTGCGCACGGCCGTATAACGCCCTACACGGTCGCGCTCCGCCGCTCGTACTGGGCGCGCAGCGCTTTCTTGTCCGGCTTGCCCAGCCCGGTCATCGGCAGCGACTCGGCCACGATCACCTGCTTCGGCACGTGCACCGGCCCCTTGCGCTCCCGCACCGCGGCCTGGATCTCGCCGGTGAGGCGTTCGAGGTCGTCGTCCGCGTCCTCGCGCAGGACCACGACCGCCGTCACCGCTTCGCCCCACTTGTCGTCGGGCGTGCCGATCACGCCGACCTGCGCGACCGCCGGGTGCTCGGCCACGACGTCCTCCACCTCGCGGGGGAACACGTTGAACCCGCCGGTGACGATCATGTCCTTGACCCGGTCGACGATGAACCAGAAGCCGTCCTCGTCCTCGCGGGCGACGTCGCCGGTGTGCAGCCAGCCGTCGCGGAACGTCTCCGCGGTCACGTCCGGCAGGTTCCAGTAGCCGCCCGCGAGCAGCGGCCCCGCGATACAGATCTCGCCCGGCTCGCCCGGCGCCACCGGGGCGCCGTCCGGGCCGAGCAGGGCCGTGCGCAGGAACGCCGACGGCCGCCCGCAGGACGCCAGCCGCGCGTCGTCGTGGTCGCCCTTGGCGAGGTAGCTGATCGCCATCGGCGCTTCGGACTGGCCGTAGTACTGGGCGAAGATCGGCCCGAACCGGTCGATGGCCTCGCGCAGGCGCACCGGGTTGATCGACGCGGCCCCGTAGTACACCGTCTGCAGCGACGAGAGGTCGCGGGTGCGCGAGTCCGGGTGGTCCATCAGCGCGTAGAGCATGGTCGGCACCAGCATGGTGGCGGTGATCCGCTGCTCTTCGATGATCCGCAGGGTGTCGGCGGGGTCGAACCTCGGGACCACGACCAGCGAGCCGCCCTTGATCAGCGTCGGGGCGAAGAACGCCGCGCCGGCGTGGGACAGCGGGGTGCAGATGAGGAACTTCGGCGTCTCCGGCCACTCCCATTCGGAGAGCTGGATCTGCGTCATCGTGGTCATCGCCTGCGCGGTGCCCATGACGCCCTTGGGCTTGCCGGTCGTCCCGCCGGTGTAGGTGATCGAGACGACCTGGTCCGGCGGCAGGGTGGCGGGCTCCAGCGGCTTGGGCTCGAAGCCCGCGGCGGCCGCGGTCAGGTCCTTGCCGACGTGGCTCAGCCGATCGGGCACCGGCCCGATGGTGAGCACCTGAGTGAGGCCGGGGACCTTTTCGAGCAGGCCGAGCGCGCGGTCGACGAAGGCGGGCACCGGGTCGATGATCAGCGTGGTGATCCCGGCGTCGCCGAGGATGTAGGCGTGGTCGTCGAGGGAGCCCAGCGGGTGCAGCGCCGTCCGCCGCGACCCCTGCATCTGGCCGGCGGCGATGATGAGCAGCACCTCGGGGCGGTTCAGCGACAGCAGCGCCACCGGCGCGCCCGTACCGGCCCCGAGCGCCTCGAAGGCCTGGGCGTACTGGCTGACCTGCTCGGCGGTCCGGCCCCCGGTCATCGTGGTGTCGCCCAGCACCATGACCGGCTTGTCCCGGTGGCGCTTCAGGGCTGAGACGACCAGGTGGCCGAGGTGGTTCGGATACCGCATCGCCTGCTCGTCCATCCCGGTCCCTTCACGACCTCGAACTAGAACACGTTACTGTTTTCGACACCATACGCGGGCGGGGAAGGGTTTGTCAGCTCATGGGGTGGGTGGAACAGGTTGCACTGCCGGAATCGGCCCCTGGTCCGGACGCCGGGCACCGCTAGCCTGAGCGGGGCCTCTTTCTTGTGCCCCACCGGCCGGGCCGACTACGTTTCCTGGCCAGCAGCCGATAGTGGGGACCAGGGGTGGCGACGAGGTCGGTGCGCGTCCAGGTGCTCGGTTCGGTGCGGGCTTGGTGCGACGGCACGGAGGTCGAGCTGGGACCGCCCGCCCGCCGGGCCGTGCTCGGGGTGCTCGCGCTCGCCGGTGGCGACGCGGTGGCGCGGCGCGAACTGGTCGACACGCTCTGGGGTGACCGGCCGCCGCCGAGCGCGGTGAACGTCGTGCAGACCCACGTCAAGCACCTGCGCCGGCTGCTGGAACCCGGCCGGGCGCCGCGGGCCGGCAGCGGCGTACTGCCCCATGTCGGTGGTGGCTACGCCGTGCGGCGGGACGCCGTCGACGTCGATCTGTGGCGGTTTCGGGAGCTCCTCGCGGAAGCGAGCGACGCCCACCGCGACGGCGACACCGCCCGCGTCGCGGCTTCGCTCGGCGATGCGCTGCGGCTGTGGCATGGCCGGCCGCTGGCCGACCTTCCGCTGCTCGCCGCGCACCCGAAGGTCGTTTCCCTGGTCGCGGCGCACCGGGAAGCGTTTTCCCGATACGCCGGCGCCATGATCGCCGTCGGCTCCGCCGCCGAGGTCCTGCCCGGCATCGCCGAAGCCGCCGCCGGGCAACCACTCGACGAAGCCGCGCAGGCCCTCCTGATCCGCGCTCACCACGCGCTCGGCCAGCGGGGCGAAGCGTTCCGGCACTACCGGCAGACGCGTGCCAGACTCGTCGAGGAGCTCGGGATCGACCCGGGCCCGGAGCTCCTGGCGGCCCACGCGGCCTTGCTGGCGGACGACGGTGTCCCGGTCGCCGCCGAACCCCGCTCCACCGACCGGGTCCCGAAGCAACTGCCCGCCGAACCCCGCGGGTTCACCGGCCGGACGGCCGAACTGTCCCTTTTGGACAGCCTGCTGCCCGGCGGAGCGATCGCCGCGATCTCCGGCACGGCGGGCGTCGGCAAGACGGCGCTGGCCCTGCACTGGGCCCACCGCGTCCGGGACCGGTTCCCCGGCGGGCAGCTCTACGCGAACCTGCGCGGCCACGCCGCGGGCGGCCCGGCGCAGCCGATCGAAATCCTCGCCCAGTTCCTGCCCGCGCTGGGCATCCCGCCCGAACGCGTGCCCGCCGACGCGGAAACCGCGGCGGCGCTCTACCGGACCCTGACGACCGACCGGAAGACCCTGGTGCTGCTGGACAACGCCGCCGGCCCCGAGCAGGTCCGGCCGCTGCTGCCGGCCGGGGCGGGGTGCCTGGTGGTGGTGACCGGCCGCGACCGTATGACGGGCCTGGTCGCCGTGCACGGCGCTCGCGGTGTCACGCTCGACGTGCTCAGCCCCGACGACGCCGTCGAGCTGCTGGCGGGCATCCTCGGGCACGACCGGGTCCGCGCCGAGCCGGACGCCGCCGCCGAGTTCGCCAAGCTGTGCGTCCACCTGCCGCTCGCGCTGAGGATCGCCGCGGCCAACCTCTCCGACCGGCCCGGTTCCGGGATCGAGGACTACGTCGCGGAACTGCGGGAGGGCAACCTCCTGGCCGCCCTCGCGGTGCAGGGCGACGAGCAGACCGCGGTGCGGACCGCCTTCGGCCTCTCACACGCCGCGTTGCCCACCGACGCGCAGCGGCTGTTCCGGCTGCTCAGCCTGGTTCCCGGCGCCGACTTTGGCGCCGATGCCGTCGCGGCGCTGGCCGGCACCGCGCCGGCGCGGACGGCCGCGCTGCTGGACCGGCTCGCCGGCGCGCACCTCGTCGAACACCATGCGCCCGGCCGCTACCGCTTTCACGACCTGCTCCGCCGCTACGCCGCCGAGCAGGCCGAACGCCTCGAGCCCGCGGCGGACCGCGACCGCGTGCTGCGGCGCCTGTACGACTGGTACCTGGGCGGGGTGGACGCCGCCGCCCGGCTGCTCTACCCGCACATGCTGCGGCTGCCGGGGCCCGAGGCCGGTATCCCCGCCGGCTTCACCGAGCTCGGCGACGCGTCGAACTGGCTGGACACCGAACGCGGCAACCTCGTCGCGGCCATCCGGCAGGCGGCGCAAACCGGTCGGCGGCCCGCGGCTTGGCGGCTCGCCGACGCGCTGCGGGGCTACTTCTGGATGTGCCTGCGCCGTGTCGAATGGGCGGCAGCCGCCGAAGCCGGGCTGGTGGCCGCCGAAGCGGACGGCGAGCCGCGGGCGCTGGCGGCCGCGCGGCTCAGCCTCGCCGACCTGAACTTCCGCCAGGGCCGGTACCGCCAAGCCGTCCGGCACTACACCGCCGCGCTGCTGCTCGCGCGGCGGGCGGGCTGGGCCGAAGCGGAGGCCGCCGTGCTCGGCAACCTCGGGTGCGTCCACTGGCAGGCCGGGCGGCTCGCCGTCGCCGCGGCGCGGTTCCGGCGCGGGCTCGCCCTCAGCAGGCGGATCGGCCAGCCGGCGGGGGAGGCCGTCGCGTCCGGCAACCTCGGTCTCGTCCACTGGGAGATGGGCCGGCTCGCCGAAGCCGCCGAGCACTACGCCCAGGCGCTGCATCGGTACCGCCGGATCGGGTCCCGGTACGGCGAGGCGATCAACCTCGCCAACCTCGGGCAGGCGCAGCTGGCTCGAGGGTGCGCGGCCGAGGCGGCGGAGCTGCTGAGCCGGTCGCTCCACCTGCAGCGCGAGGCGGGCAACCGCGGCGGCGAAGCCGAAACCTGCAGCCGGCTCGCCCTGGCCCACGCCGACCTCGGCCACCGGGCCGAAGCCCTCGACTGCGCCCGGGCCGGCCTGGCACTGGCCCGCGAGGCGGGGGAGCCGCGGACCGAAGCCGAAGCGCTCGCCGCCCTCGGGGCCGTGCTCCACCGCCTCGGCGACCGGGCGGACGCGGCCCGCCGGTACCGCGAGGCCCTCGACCTGATCCGCGAGACCGGCGACCGCTACCCGGAGGCCGACGCGCTGATCGGCCTGGCGGCCGCCACCGCCGACCCCGGCCCTGCCCGGCACGCCCTCGCACTGGCCGAGCAGGCGGGCTACCGGGCGTTGCAGGGCCAGGCCCTGACGGCGCTGGCCCGCATCCTGCTAGTCCACGGCGACCGTGGCGCCGCCGGGGACCACGCCCGCCGGGCGCTCGCCGTGCACCGCGAGACGGGTCAAGCCCTCGGAGAGACGCTCGCCGTCCTGGACCGGCTTCCTTGATCACGGATGGATGCCCTCGGCGATCACCTTGGAGGTGCCGTCCGGGTAGAGGTTGAGGATCACCCACGGGTTGACGCCCTTGGCGCCGACGTCGCCGCGACAGAGGAACTCGCCCAGGGTGAAGACCTCTCGGCCGGTGCCGTCCTCGGTCGGCTTCTCCGATGCCTCGCGGATACCCACCCAGTTGCAGGCCCGGTTGAGCACCCTGTTCGTCTGCGTACGCTCGATGGAGACGATGTCCTTGCCCTCCGCGCACCACGTCACCCAGTAGCTGTAGGTCCACACGCCTTCGTTTTTCAGCACCACCCGCTCAGTGGTCCAGCACGTCTTCTCGGCGGCATCCGCGGCGGCGGCGGTGGCGAGCGGGATGGCGGCGAGGAGTCCCGCCGCGGCAGCCGTGAGCACTCCCAGCCTGCGTACGATGGTCATGGTCAACCCCCTCTTTTCCTGGTGTGTCCCCAATCTGCTGCCTGCGCGCGGGGCCCGCAAGACGCCGATGCGCCGCGTCCAGCCGACGTCCAATCGCTGTCCAGTTCGCCCGGATAGCTTCCTCTCGCCCACGAAGTTCGAGGAGGGGAACGACGATGAAGACCAGGCTCAAGAGAGGCATCGCCGCCGCGGCCGCGGTCCTGGCCGCCACGACCGCCGTCACGATCGGCGCGGCGGGCGACAGTGTGGCCCAGGCCACGGGCCTGCGCGCGTTCGGCATCACCGGCGACGGCACGCTGATGGCCACGTTCACCACCGACCAGCCCCAGGTGCTCAACTGGGTCCAGACCGTCATGGGGCTCGTCGGCGACAAGTCGCTGATCGGGATCGACTTCCGCGTCCAGGACGGCCTGCTGTACGGGGTCGGCAACGCCGGCGGCATCTACACCATTTCGACCCCGCCGCCCAACCCTCCGGTGCCCACTCCCGTGGTCGCCAAGAAGGTCTCGCAGCTTTCCGTCCCGTTGGACGGCACCACCTTCGGCGTCGACTTCAACCCGGCCGCCGACCGGCTGCGCGTGATCAGCGACAACGGCCAGAACCTGCGGCACAACCTGGCCAACAACTCCACGATCGCGGACCCGTACCTGACCACCCCGCCGGTGTCGGGCACGACCGGCGGCGTCACGGCGGCGGCGTACACGAACAACGACCTGGACCCCGGCACGGGGACGACGCTTTTCGACCTCAACACGTTGACGGATCAGGTGGTCATCCAGTCGCCGGCCAACAACGGCACCCTCGCTCCGACCGGAGCGCTCGGGGTGGACGCGGGCCTGAACGCGGGCCTCGACATCTACAGCGACCTGGCCGGCCGCAAGACGGTCTCGAACACGGCGTTCGCGGCAGTGGTGCCGTCCGGCGGTTCGGCGACGCTGTTCAGCGTGAACCTGCTGACCGGCGCGGCGGCGGTGATGCCGTTGGGGCAGTTCCCGTTGAACATCACCGATGTGGCCATCGCGCTCGACCCGGACCCGAACAACTGAATCCCGGCGGCGAGCCCGCCCCCTCCGGAGAGGGGAGGGGCGGGCTCGCGTGTCCGTCTCAAGGAGACGGCACCGGCGCCGCCTGCGCGCGGGCCACGGCCTCGTCGCGGTCCGGCGGCAGCAGGTGGCCCGCCCGCACCGCCCGGTCGGCCGCCGCGGTGAACTTCGCGACGTAGGTGGCGTGGTCGGGGTACAGCTGCCGGATCCGCTCGGGCGTCAGCGGCGTGGTCGTGCCCAGCAGCAGGCAGGCGCCCGGCACGTTGCCGCCGCTGTTGTTGGGCGAATACGACGCGAGCGGGACGTCGAGGTCGGGCAGGCGGACGCCGCCGAGGGCGTTCTGGTCGCCGTCGCGCAGGATGATGAGGTTGAGCAGCATCGAGATCGGCGTGGCGGCCGGCGGGGCCGCACCGCCGCGCGCCCAGCGGTCCAGGTAGCGGAACGCCGTGTTTTCCGCGTACCGGAACGTCATGCTGTTGACCGGTTTGTCGCACGTGGTCGGGGCACCGTTGTTGATCGACTTGTCGCGGGCGTTGGCCGCGTTGTACAGGTTCAGGCCGTACTGGTCGGCGTGGGCGGTGCCGGCGACCTCCCAGGTGCGCACGAGCGGG
This window of the Amycolatopsis balhimycina FH 1894 genome carries:
- the fadD8 gene encoding fatty-acid--CoA ligase FadD8 — encoded protein: MDEQAMRYPNHLGHLVVSALKRHRDKPVMVLGDTTMTGGRTAEQVSQYAQAFEALGAGTGAPVALLSLNRPEVLLIIAAGQMQGSRRTALHPLGSLDDHAYILGDAGITTLIIDPVPAFVDRALGLLEKVPGLTQVLTIGPVPDRLSHVGKDLTAAAAGFEPKPLEPATLPPDQVVSITYTGGTTGKPKGVMGTAQAMTTMTQIQLSEWEWPETPKFLICTPLSHAGAAFFAPTLIKGGSLVVVPRFDPADTLRIIEEQRITATMLVPTMLYALMDHPDSRTRDLSSLQTVYYGAASINPVRLREAIDRFGPIFAQYYGQSEAPMAISYLAKGDHDDARLASCGRPSAFLRTALLGPDGAPVAPGEPGEICIAGPLLAGGYWNLPDVTAETFRDGWLHTGDVAREDEDGFWFIVDRVKDMIVTGGFNVFPREVEDVVAEHPAVAQVGVIGTPDDKWGEAVTAVVVLREDADDDLERLTGEIQAAVRERKGPVHVPKQVIVAESLPMTGLGKPDKKALRAQYERRSATV
- a CDS encoding BTAD domain-containing putative transcriptional regulator; the protein is MATRSVRVQVLGSVRAWCDGTEVELGPPARRAVLGVLALAGGDAVARRELVDTLWGDRPPPSAVNVVQTHVKHLRRLLEPGRAPRAGSGVLPHVGGGYAVRRDAVDVDLWRFRELLAEASDAHRDGDTARVAASLGDALRLWHGRPLADLPLLAAHPKVVSLVAAHREAFSRYAGAMIAVGSAAEVLPGIAEAAAGQPLDEAAQALLIRAHHALGQRGEAFRHYRQTRARLVEELGIDPGPELLAAHAALLADDGVPVAAEPRSTDRVPKQLPAEPRGFTGRTAELSLLDSLLPGGAIAAISGTAGVGKTALALHWAHRVRDRFPGGQLYANLRGHAAGGPAQPIEILAQFLPALGIPPERVPADAETAAALYRTLTTDRKTLVLLDNAAGPEQVRPLLPAGAGCLVVVTGRDRMTGLVAVHGARGVTLDVLSPDDAVELLAGILGHDRVRAEPDAAAEFAKLCVHLPLALRIAAANLSDRPGSGIEDYVAELREGNLLAALAVQGDEQTAVRTAFGLSHAALPTDAQRLFRLLSLVPGADFGADAVAALAGTAPARTAALLDRLAGAHLVEHHAPGRYRFHDLLRRYAAEQAERLEPAADRDRVLRRLYDWYLGGVDAAARLLYPHMLRLPGPEAGIPAGFTELGDASNWLDTERGNLVAAIRQAAQTGRRPAAWRLADALRGYFWMCLRRVEWAAAAEAGLVAAEADGEPRALAAARLSLADLNFRQGRYRQAVRHYTAALLLARRAGWAEAEAAVLGNLGCVHWQAGRLAVAAARFRRGLALSRRIGQPAGEAVASGNLGLVHWEMGRLAEAAEHYAQALHRYRRIGSRYGEAINLANLGQAQLARGCAAEAAELLSRSLHLQREAGNRGGEAETCSRLALAHADLGHRAEALDCARAGLALAREAGEPRTEAEALAALGAVLHRLGDRADAARRYREALDLIRETGDRYPEADALIGLAAATADPGPARHALALAEQAGYRALQGQALTALARILLVHGDRGAAGDHARRALAVHRETGQALGETLAVLDRLP
- a CDS encoding DUF4394 domain-containing protein, whose translation is MKTRLKRGIAAAAAVLAATTAVTIGAAGDSVAQATGLRAFGITGDGTLMATFTTDQPQVLNWVQTVMGLVGDKSLIGIDFRVQDGLLYGVGNAGGIYTISTPPPNPPVPTPVVAKKVSQLSVPLDGTTFGVDFNPAADRLRVISDNGQNLRHNLANNSTIADPYLTTPPVSGTTGGVTAAAYTNNDLDPGTGTTLFDLNTLTDQVVIQSPANNGTLAPTGALGVDAGLNAGLDIYSDLAGRKTVSNTAFAAVVPSGGSATLFSVNLLTGAAAVMPLGQFPLNITDVAIALDPDPNN